The Xiphophorus maculatus strain JP 163 A chromosome 7, X_maculatus-5.0-male, whole genome shotgun sequence region CCAACCAAAATTACTAAACAGTAACTAGATCTAAAGCACTACAAACTTCTCTTGGCTCAACTGAGGTTAGTGGTCATGTTTCAGCAATAAGAAACTGGGCTGAAATGACACCCATGGATGAATTCTCAAGCAACAAAAGTGAACTTTCTGAAAAGGTGCGTCACACTATCTAGCGTAAAACGTCAAACAATGTGGTAATGTGATGGTCTTGTTTCTTTGCTGCTTTTGGCAGTAAGATGATCTAAAACAGCTAAGtgtgaaaagaaagcaaaaacagaagaaatttaaAAGAGGCCAAACAGTAATCAATACACAAAGGGGAgaatatactgtagaaaaataacatttattactGTAAAAAACATAGTCCCCAAAACATAGAACAGCATAAAATGGttcaagtaatttttaaaatcaaaatagttTGTGCTTACAATTAAGTACTTTAAATTGTGTCTTAGTTAAGGTTGTTCAATGGGACAGCTTATTTTCTTCAATTCTTTCCATGTCAGCTGTTGTTTGTTCTTGACTTCAGAAAAGGCTTATGCAGGACATCATAAAGACGTTTTGCCTGTCAACGCAAAAGGTAAATCAGCAATGTTCAATAAATGCTTGGCATAATCATTATGAGCCTTCCTTAAGATCCATATGTCTCCACCTTTTGTGGTCCGAGGCCCGGACAGAGAACCAAGTCTTCTTTAGAGGCATTGATGATTCCCTCTACAGACTGGACAAGAAGTAGAAAGCACAGTATGTTATCTGTATAGTGCCCGCAGCATTCTATCCAAGTCGTGTTAACAGTTGAAACAGAACAGTTAATGTgctaaaatattgaaatgaaaaaaatcaagtcattttataaaacatttcataataagatatatttttaatttcttcacaATTAAGAGCATCCAGCTGAGAAGACTGATAAGAAATGGGAACAAATTACCAAGCACTCTGTAGATTTCTGAGctcagacttaaaaaaaagggtGACATTTTATATGGTCTGTATTAAATATTCTTTCGTAGCTCCTGTGTGAGTAATATATTGTCCATTCTGGAAATAAGTCAATCCAAGATGGCCTCATAGTTGTTTCACAGAAATACTCACAGAAAAAGTGGATAGCAAGGTTATGgcatctgttttgtttatagACTTCACAGTCGTCAGGCAATCTGTAAcctttaaagaaacacaaacatttatgtgCTGGTACAAAGTTGACTCAGctgtatttcagttttttataatctatttttaaataaataatattagtCTATTTTTGTGGGAAGAAATGTACAGAATAATCAAATTtctaacacaaaacaaaaatacaaacagaccTTTGACAGGTAGTCTTTTTCAACTTGCTCCTTCAGAAGATCCGCTGGCTTCTTCTCATATGACTTGTATGTTTCAAGGTAACGTCCTGCTTCTTCTGGACTGCCAATTTaatattaagtaaaataaagagagaaaagtgctcaactGTGGTTCACAAGTTTATTTACAGtatatgaaattatttaaaaactataaacaaaGGCCATCTTAGGGTGgtcatgctaacacatacaattCGGTGACAtagaacaaaaaatacaaacttagCTTTATCATTTCTTTATACAATTTAAACGTGCTGAAGAAGTTAAAGAGTTTCTCTGAACACTGATGTATGACATTTGTTAATTTTACCTCCAAGCCAAGATAAGAGTGCAGTCGGCCATAACACAGATGCGAGCCAGTTCCTTTAAAGCGTGATGAGGATCTTTCTGCACatataaaaccaaataaatttacactttgaTATTATACATTACTCTTAATGATGATCTCTTACATTAAATGGTAAGACAGTAGGCTTATTTTTCAAATAGGCCAATTTTATGACATCTGGTATTTTTTGCTGCATGTGATGCCAAAAATAGCAACCAGCTGCACACTTCAGTTGTACAGTTGTAAGCAAACCCAATTCTGTGGAAGCAAGATACACTTCATAGATGAATAGTTCTATAAGGGGAGCTCACATTACAGTTAGTCTTCTGTTAAAGCTGATTTAAATAGCCTGACGGTAACGGAAGACGGCCCAAGGATGTTCTgattacaaaattatttgtgttACCATTTTATATACATCTATTTAAGTATGAAATAGTAGCCtcgaacatttttaaattattttttagatctttgaacaaattgttttactttacaaataGTAAAGTGAAATTCATCTGAACACAGACAAGCATTAAAGTAAATTTGGAATCTACTGTAATTTTAAATTACATAGAAAAGTGCATTAAGAAAAGTAATGTTGACTACTAGAACAAAagcatattttgaaatgtactgTTACTCTGTATTAGTGGGTGTTGCACAGCAAattgaaaaatgataaatatagATAAATATAAAGATTCAGCAAACTATGTGACATTCTTCTCTGATAATAGTGTTTGGCTGCAAGTGATGTATCAACCTTAAACGCAAGTCCACTGTGACAGTGATTAAACATTACTTACCACATCAACTTGAACCAGCAACACACGTAAGGTGAATGTACTTCCAAGCTGCTTTAAACGGTCATGGATATAGTTTGGATTTAGGTTGTGATACCTCAGGCTTCAAATCAGGGCCAAAGCCATCAtcatgaaaaaagagaaaaaaaatcacaaaacataaaacagaacaagCGTTAGGACAAACTTCACGAATCAAATAGAAAATCACCACTCCATGTTTCCTAAAAATGATTTACCTTTTTGAACAGAGCTGCACAATAGATCTCAATTAATCATCATAGCAACATCAGTGCATCAATGCAATTCAATAATAGGAATGTACAGTTTGTAATGCAATAATAGGAAGGAAGAGTCAGAAATATCAGGCAAGATAAAAGTTAGAAATGAACACCAAAATATCTAAACAAAATAAGTCAGAGTCAACATATTGCAGAAACAAAATccagtttaaaaacagaagttgtACTGGTCACTTAAAACCTTTAGGAAAGATTTAAACTCttcccaaaacacacaaaaataagcTTTAGTCTAATTTGAAGATTAATCCATTGCCAAAGTGCAAAAAATGAGAACACAGTTCTGCCAAGTTCAGAAACAATTCTGGGCATCCTCCATAAATCATTGAAAGTCATTGAAGGTGTTAGGAAGGTACTCAAATGAGAGGAGGAGTAGACTCACTAAAGCTTTGTACACAAAGTATAGTGCTATTGTCTCATAGGCTTAATAAAGCCACAAAAAATATCCCCATTAAAAACAAAGCGAGCTATtctgaacaataaatcaaaagagTCACAATAGGCAGAACCTAAATTGTGAAGTGTGGAGAGAGCAGTATTaacataaatatcaataatccagaacattcaaaaatgtatcTTGGGCAAGTTTTATTCactaatgaaataaaacatgccCTACTTTGACAATAAAAGTTTAGTCTtagttgttttaataataaagggTGTCACAAAGCCAAATACAATGTTACTGTCAATAAGCTCTCCACCTATGGTAGGAattcaaatatctaaaatttcaaaattatttagaaGGGGGCTGCATAATATTTTTCAACAACAGATTCAGTCCGTATAACAATATTGCAAAGTACATCTGAAATACATTGACTGCATTCTGTTGCAATCAATTTGTCAGGAATTGATGCTTTTTATACCAATAACATATTCAGTCTGCTGGATGGAGTGTTACTGCATGAAAACAGTAACACAGGGAGTACCAAAGATATGAAAGACCCCAAACAGAGTAGTAGACAATGTAATGGCAGATGAGAAGGAGATAATATAGGACAAGGTGAATTTATTACTTCTGATATCATcgcaatatttaacaaaaatagtgCTGCTGCACAGTTTCCCTCCACCTCTATTTTAGGAAAAATCTTTGTGAGGAAAAAACATTGCTTACTTCATAGCCCCCTAAAGCCACCCACCTGAGGAAAAGAGCACAAGTTGTCTGTCCCAAGACGTAATCAGGAACAACATCTCCAAACTCCCAGGGCACGCTCCTCACAAACTTTAGAATGGGATTACTcctctgcagaagaaaaaaaaacaaaaatgtaaacaattaataaatcaaaattgaCACTCATCAACAAGCGTATAATTGTTGATGCACATAAGCATAGATATCTTGTACTTTAGTGAGTCCAATGTATTTACAAGTCCAAGCTTACCTGTCGAGGACTGACAATAATGCTGCTCCCAGATCCCACTGGTTTGGGACCCTGGATGACAGTAGGAAGACTGCTGTTATCCTCAGCAGCAGTCTCGTGTTTTTCATCATTCCTTTTCACCTCCTCGGGCTGAACTTCAGCCCCTTTGACACAGTCTTGAACAGTTTCAGAGCCCCCAGTGAGGGACGACACAGACTGCAGACTGCTGATTCCAGCTCCCTCAGCCCTGACCAGTTTAGAGGGAGCATCTCCCTGTGGAGCAGCAGCTGTTGTAGTTTTACTCTGGACAATGTAATCTGCATAGGAGATGGGCTGCACAGATGATTTTGTAACTGACTCTGTGGCAGACGTAGCTGGAGCGGCTGTGTTTTGTTGTCCTTTGGATAAAGGCTGAAACTGCGGCTTTAGCTGGAAGACAATCAAATAACAATATGAGAATtgatttgacatatttttcacagtattgtccttgataaaatattttgaaagaaatctgaaattgAAGGTTCTTTAAACAGGCTGAAGGGCTAACCATTTAGCTACACAGCTAGTGGCTATATCAAAATACAGACCGGTGTTCTTTCTTTAGTGAAAGCAGAATCGTCCAGATCGATGTGAAACCTCTTCTTCATgtctttaattttataaaaacgtTTCGCAGTAAAACATGCCCTGAATTTATCCgtaaacttttacaaacattCTTTACTcaacagaaaaagcaggagaCGACACACTTCCGGGACCAacactaccaaaataaaagcacgaCCTTCACATGTAGTTAACAACACTAAACTACAATTCTCccccctcttttcttttcttttctatttattctGTCGCTAAGTAAAATGTTATAAGGTAATGAGTGTAAGTATGTTTTGCTAGGTTTCAGTAAAACTTGAGCTAACCCTTCTATAATTGACTCATAGGATGGAGgattgaaaaatacaaaatagatactttaagttacttttttttttttagcaagctTTAAACAAAGGATTTAAACATATT contains the following coding sequences:
- the ercc1 gene encoding DNA excision repair protein ERCC-1, translated to MKKRFHIDLDDSAFTKERTPLKPQFQPLSKGQQNTAAPATSATESVTKSSVQPISYADYIVQSKTTTAAAPQGDAPSKLVRAEGAGISSLQSVSSLTGGSETVQDCVKGAEVQPEEVKRNDEKHETAAEDNSSLPTVIQGPKPVGSGSSIIVSPRQRSNPILKFVRSVPWEFGDVVPDYVLGQTTCALFLSLRYHNLNPNYIHDRLKQLGSTFTLRVLLVQVDVKDPHHALKELARICVMADCTLILAWSPEEAGRYLETYKSYEKKPADLLKEQVEKDYLSKVTDCLTTVKSINKTDAITLLSTFSSVEGIINASKEDLVLCPGLGPQKAKRLYDVLHKPFLKSRTNNS